A region of the Roseobacter denitrificans OCh 114 genome:
TTTTCCGTCCCTTCCCGATGAAGCTGCGCAGCAGGGGCTTGATCCTTTGCGCCTTCCCCGTCACAAGACCGCATGATGTCCAAGCCTGATATCCTTTGCATCGGCTCCGTTTTATGGGACGTGATCGGCCGCTCGGCCAGCGCCATGCGGCAAGGCTCCGACGTGCCGGGGCGGATCACGCGCCTGCCGGGCGGGGTCGCGATGAACATCGCAATGACGCTGGCTCGATTCGGCCTGACGCCTGCCATCCTGACCACCGTCGGGCAGGACAGCGCAGGGGATGAATTGCTCAGCGCATGCGCGGCGCGCGGCATTGTGACGGACCTTGTGTATCGCTCCGCTGACCTGCCGACGGATCAGTACATGGCCATCGAGGGGGCAAACGGCCTGATCGCGGCCATCGCCGATGCCCATTCTCTCGAAGCGGCAGGCGCCAAGATTCTCGCACCGCTCTCGGATGGGCGTGTGGCCTGCGAAAACGCGCCTTTTCAGGGCCGCGTCGCTTTGGATGGCAATCTGACGCTGACCTTGTTGAGCGAGATCGCGCAAAGCCCGCTGTTCTCCTGCGCCGATCTGCGCGTCGCGCCCGCCTCCCCCGGCAAGGCCGAGCGGTTGTTTCCTTTCGTCAAACAGAGCCGCGGCACGCTTTACGTCAATCTTGAAGAGGCTGGATTGCTGTGTAACCAAACATTCAAAACGTCACGCGCTGCCGCAGAAAACCTGTTGGCACTGGGCGCCGCCCGGGTCTTGGTGACCGATGGTGGTGCCGATGCGAGCGAAGGGCGACCGGATGGGCTGCTGACGCAGACGCCGCCACAGGTGCTGGTTGCGCGCGTGACCGGTGCGGGCGATACCTTCATGGCCGCCCATATCGCATCTGAAGCGCAGGGGCTGGACCCTGCCGCTGCCCTGGACCGGGCCCTCAAGGCCGCCGCAACCTATGTATCCGGAGAAACACCCTCATGACCAACCTACCCTTGCGCCATAGTGCCGAAGTGGCCGCCGCCAAAGCCGCCGGACGCCCGATCGTGGCGCTGGAAAGCACCATCATCACCCACGGCATGCCCTATCCCCAAAACCTTGAGGTGGCCCGTCAGGTCGAGGATGATTTGCGCGCCGCAGGGGTAACACCCGCCACCATCGCCGTGATGGACGGTACGCTGCACATCGGGCTTGAGGCGCATCAACTCGAGGCGCTTGCGCAGGCCAAGGGGGTCGCCAAACTCTCGCGCGCCGACATCGCCGCCTGCATGGCCACGGGCGGCACCGGGGCGACGACCGTTTCAGCGACGATGATCGCGGCCCATCTTGCGGGCATATCGGTTTTTGCAACGGGCGGTATCGGCGGGGTCCATCGCGGCGCGGAGTCCAGTTTTGACGTTTCTGCCGACCTGCTGGAGCTTGCACAAACCCCCGTGACCGTCGTGGCCGCCGGGGCCAAGGCCATTCTGGATGTGGCCAAAACACTGGAAGTGCTGGAAACACAGGGCGTGCCAGTCATCACCGTGGGTCAGGACAGTTTCCCCGCCTTCTGGAGCGCGGAATCCGTTTTCAAATCGCCCCTGCGCATGGATGATCCCGTCGGGATCGCAGCGGCCCATCAGATGCGCGTCGATCTCGGCCTGCCCGGCGGTCAACTGGTGGCCAATCCCATTCCGCACACGGATGAAATCCCGGCAACCGAACTCGCGCCGATCATCGCCACAGCGCAGGCGGATGCCGAGAAGCACGGCATCAAGGGCAAGGCCGTGACCCCGTATCTGCTGCAGCGCATCTATGAGTTGACGCAAGGACGGTCCCTGACGGCAAACATCGCGCTGGTGCGCAATAACGCGCGGCTGGCCGGGGCGATCGCCCAAGCCTTGATCGCCAATGCCCGCATTGCGGGAAAGTGAGCCATTGCGCGGGCAGCCCCCATTGTTAACCGCTGCCAAACCCCCTAACTATCGCGAGTGCCTTGCAAAGACGGACACTGAATGAACACGCCCTTCGACCCTGATATGCCACCACCGCGTCGCGGTATTCTTGCCCGGATGCGTTCCAATTTCCTGACCGGACTTGTTGTCATTGCGCCGGTAGGGCTGACCATCTGGCTCATCTGGTCGGTCGTCGGCTGGATTGACGGCTTCGTTCTGCCGCTGGTGCCCAACAGCTACCAGCCAGACCGCGTGCTGCAGGATTTGCTGGGCCTTGACCCTTCGGTGCAGATTGACGTGCGCGGCATCGGCGTTGTGATCTTTTTGCTGTTCACGATGATCGTGGGCTGGATGGCCAAAGGGCTGATCGGGCGCTCGCTGATCTCTTTTGCCGAAGGTCTGGTGGAGCGCACCCCCGTCGTGCGTTCCATCTATTCCGGCATCAAACAGATATCCGAGACCGTTTTCGCACAGTCCGAACGCTCCTTCGAGAAGGCATGCCTGATCGAATACCCGCGCAAGGGCATCTGGGCGATCGGTTTTATCTCGACCAATACCAAGGGCGAGATCGCCGTGCGGGCAAATGACGGGCAGCCAATGCTGAGCATCTTTCTCCCCACGACACCGAATCCGACATCGGGGTTTTTGCTCTTTGTGCCGGAAACCGATGTCATCAAGTTGGATATGACGGTCGAAGAAGCCGCCAAACTGGTGATTTCCGCCGGTCTGGTCTATCCCAACGGCAAGGATGAGCAAAGGCCTGCCGGGCAGGCGTAATTACTGGAACATCTCGACCATATCGACGGAACTGCGCTTGTTGAGATCATCGCGATGCACGCTCAGAAAATCATCCGCGGCCCGCTGTCCGGCCTCTTTCAGCTTCGCCAGCGTGTAAGCGGTCGGGATCACTTTTGTTGCCACGGACAATTCGTTCATCAAGGCATCATCGGCAATCATATGCATCAGAACACGTTGTTTTTCATCGGATTCCAACCTGCCACTGTCAAGCAACCGTTGCACGAAGTGGATGGCGCGCATCTCGCGCAGCAGCGATGAATTGAAGCTGATTTCGTTGATCCGGTTCTGGATCGCCTGCGCTGTGCGCGGAGTGTCGACACGTTCCAGCGGGTTGATGTTCACCACCACGATATCTTCGGGCAGGGACGGGTTGAAAAGCGGGAACAGGGCCGGATTGCCGGTATAGCCGCCATCCCAGTAATCCTCGGTTGTGCCGGTGACGGGGTCCGTGACAGGAACGGCCTGAAACATCGTCGGCAGGCAGGCAGAGGCAAGGATCACATCGGTGCTGATTTCGCTGTCCTTGAACACGCGGATCTTGCCGCTGCGCACCCGCGTTGCGCACACGAAAAGGCAGGGACCCTTGCCGTTTTCTGCACACACTTCATCATAGTTGAACTTGGACACGATCGGCCTGAGCGGGTTGGTATAAAACGGCCCGTAGGCATAGGGCGATACCACCCGCGACCAGGCATCCGCAGCAAGGTAAGGCCATGAGTTTTCAAGCGCCGAGGACACGGAGGTCAGGGAAAACGGCGCCATCCATTCCGACATTTTCATCTCGGGCCGCGCGCCAACTTCTTTCCACAGCCACTCCAGCATGTCGCGCGCGCCCTCGCGCCCGCCCTCAATCATGCCCGCCTTGAAGGCCGCACCGTTCAGTGCCCCGGCACTTGTGCCGGAAATCGCGGCCACTTCCAGATCTTCATCCATGAGCAGCCGGTCCAGCACACCCCAGGTAAACGCGCCATGCGCGCCTCCGCCCTGAAGTGCGAGGTTGATCCGTTTTTTCGCCATTTTCCATCGCCCCTTCTGGTCGATTTGTCAAAGATACCTGCGCCCGTTCCTATAGCAACAGGAGACAACAGGCCGTTACAGCGCCGTCCAGCCGCCATCGACGCTGATCGTCGTCCCCGTGATCTGTGCGGCGGCGTCCGAGCACAAAAACGTCGCGGTGCCGCCCATTTGCTCGACCGTTGCAAACTCTTTCGACGGCTGCCGCGTCAGCATCACGTTCTCGATGACCTCTTCGCGCGTCATGTCGTATTCCTTCATGGTGTCGGGAATCTGCTTTTCGACAATCGGTGTCAGCACATACCCCGGACAGATCGCATTGGCGGTGATCGGTTCTTTCGCGGTTTCCAGCGCCGTCGTCTTGGTCAGCCCGACGATGCCGTGTTTGGCCGCGATATAGGCCGATTTATAGGGCGACGCGGTCAACCCATGCGCCGAGGCGATATTGATCACCCTGCCCCAGCCTGCGGCGCGCATCATCGGCAAGGCCACGGCGGTGGTGTGAAACGCCGAGGACAGGTTGATCGCAATGATCGCATCCCATTTCTCAACCGGAAAATCGGGGATGCCCGCGACATGCTGGATGCCGGCGTTGTTGACCAGAATATCACAGTTGCCCGCCTTGGTGATCAGCGCGCGGCAATCATCGGGCTTGGACATGTCCGCCTGGATATAGCGCGCCGTGACGCCCGTTTCCTGCGCGATCTCTTTCGCGAGCGCATGGTCTTCGGCGGTGTCACTGAAAGAGTTGATCACGATATCCGCACCAGCGCGCGCCAATTCCCATGCAATACCCAGCCCGATGCCCGAATTTGACCCTGTCACGATGGCCGTTTTACCGGAAAGAGAAATCTCGAAACTCATGGCGATGTCCTTGCTTGTTCATAATGCTGCATTGCACGCATCATGACGTGCTGCGCGTGCAAATAAAATGCCAAAAGCGGAAAACGGCTCACGCGCCCCACATCTGTCCAGCATAGCCTTGAAGGACGCGATATGCCCAAATAAAAAAAACGCCTGCACAAGGCAGGCGTTGAGTTATTGAGGCAGGTTTCATACAGGCAAGAAACCTATCGAGCAGTGACTTGGTTATAATCAATCTACCACAACAGTCCAAGCTAAAAGTTTGATAAGATAGAAATACCCCGGTAGGTTTCGGCGCAATAAAACAAGGGCAGCAGGGAATTGTCTCCAAAATGAATACGGTTTTTTTCTTTCGGCTGTTCCGGAATTTCACGTTTTTCATGGTGATTCTCGCCGGGCTGCAGGCACGTGCGGAGCCAATGCACGGGATATCTATGTACGGCACCCCTGCCCTTCCACCGGATTTTGTGTCCCTGCCATACGCCAGACCCGAAGCGCCCAAAGGAGGCAGCATCACCCTGGGCAATACAGGTGGATTCAACAGCCTCAACCCTTACGTGCATAAAGGTACGGCGCCCTGGCAGTTGAGGTTTTTCACCCATGAAGCGCTGATGGGCCGTTCGTGGGATGAACCCTTCACGCTTTACGGCGTCTTGGCCGAATCGGTCGAGGTGCCAGAGGATCGCTCATGGGTCGAGTTCACCCTGCGTGAGGGCGCACAATTCTCTGATGGATCGCCCGTCACGGTCGAAGATGTGGTGTTTTCCTACGACCTGTTGGGAACACAGGGGCATCCGCGCTATCACAGTCTGCAGTCGCAGATCGAAGACATCACGCAAACCGGCCCCCGCAGCCTGCGCATTACCTTTAATACCGACAACCGCGAATTGGCGTTGCTCGCGGGGCTGCGCCCGATCCTGAGCAAAGCGCAATGGGAGGGGCGGGATTTTGCCAACGCGCCCCTTGCGGATATCCCCCTTGGCACCGGGCCCTATGTGATCAGCGATTTTGAGGCGGGCCGTTTTGTGCAGCTGACGCGCAACCCGGACTATTGGGGCGCAGATATTCCGTTTCGCCGGGGCACCCATAACATCGACCGGATCAAGCTGGACTTTTATGGCGATGCTTCGGTGATGTTCGAGGCCTTCAAGGCCGGCGATATCTCCGCCGTGCGCGAGTTCAACGCGGAAAAATGGGCCACGCAATATGACTTCCCGGCGGTGGCGCGCGGCGATATTGTCAAATCGGAAATCCCGCATGGCAAACCATCGGGCATGACCGGTTTTGTGATGAACACGCGCACCCCGCCCTTTGATGACTGGCGCGTGCGCGAGGCGATGATCCTTGCGTTCAATTTCGAGTTCATCAACGACACGCTGACCGGGTCATCGCAGCCCCGGATCACCTCTTATTTTTCGAACTCGGAACTTGCATTCGTGCCGGGTCCTGCCACGGGCAAAGTTGCCGACCTGCTGTCTCCTTTCGCGGATGACCTGCTGCCCGGCACACTGGAGGGGTATGTGCTGCCCCAAAGCGATGGCTCCGAGCGCAACCGTCGCGGCATCCGGCGAGCGCTGGCCTTGCTGAACGATGCAGGCTGGACGGTAAAGGAGGGTGTGATGCGAAATGCGGCGGGTGATCCGCTGGCATTCACGATCCTTCTGACCCAGGGCAGCAGCGAAAACAAGGCGATCACGGATCTCTACGTCAGTGCGCTGCGCCGCCTTGGCGTCGATGTTTCGGTCGAGACGACGGACAACGCGCAATATATCCAGCGCACCAACGCCTTTGATTTTGACATGACGCCTTACCGGCGCGCCCTGTCCCTTTCGCCGGGCAATGAGCAGCGGTTTTACTGGGGCTCGGCCTCGGCAGATCAGGAAGGGTCGCGAAATCTGATGGGGGCGAGATCACCCGTCATCGATGCGATGATTGACGCCATGCTGGATGCGCGCACACAAGAGGATTTCGTCGCCGCCGTCAGGGCACTGGACCGCGCGCTGACCGCCGGGCGCTATGTGATCCCGTTCTGGCAGTATACCATCGGTCGGATTGCCCATGACGCGCGGCTGCACTTTCCCGACCAGTTGCCGATTTACGGGGACGGGCCGAATTTCATGCCGCAGGTCTGGTGGTTCGAAGACGACTGATCACACCAGCGATGTCACCCACAGGATATTGGCGTCTTCGGGGCTGACCGAGACGACATTATGGCCCATCGTGGCGTCATAATAGGCGCTGTCGCCGCGCCGCATCTCGATCGGTTCATAGAATTCCGTGTAAAGACGAATGACCCCGGTCAGCACATAAAGATACTCTTCCCCATCATGGCGCACCCAGCCGTCAAACTCCGCCATGTTGCGGGCGCGAACCCGGGTGCGATACGGCAGCATCTTCTTTTTGCTCAGTGTATCCGCCAGCAACTCGTGCTCATAAGTGACGGTGGCTTGTGCTGCACCTTCGCCCGATTTGGTCACCGCGAGGCGTCCGCTGGCCTGCTCCGCATGCGGGGGCGTAAAAAGCTGCGGGATCGAGATGTTCAGGCCCGTGGCCAGCTTTTTCAGCGCATCATAGGTCGGCGACATCTGCCCGTTTTCGATCTTGCTGAGCGTCGAGCGGGCAAGCCCGGCCTTGGTCGCGGCCTGCTCGAGCGTCCAGTCGCGCGCCTTGCGCAACTCGCGCACGCGCACCCCCAGATCCAAGGGGGCCACGGGTTCATCGCTGCCGTTTTCACGGGCGATGGTGATCAGTTTGTTTGGCTTGCTCCGGCTCATGTATGCACTTGTATGCGCAAGCCCGCAGGCTTGCAACGCCGCTGCCCGCCCGGTAGCACCGCGATATGGTATCTCTCTATGACGCAGGCCCTTTCCCGCCGTGCCCGACCCCGTTCAACCTGACGCGTCATGTGCTGGCCGCAGGTCGTGCGCATCCGCAAAAACAGGCCTTGCTGATTGTATCCGCCGATCATACCGAAACATGGTCGTTCGGCGCATTGGAGGCGGCAGTGCGCGGCACGGCCACGGGATTCCTGCGCCAGGGGCTGACACCCGGTGATGTGATCGTCATGCGCCTTGGCAATACCATCGACTTTCCCATCACCTATCTGGCCGCTTTGGCCGCCGGGCTGGTGCCTGTACCGACCTCGGCCGCCCTGACGCAGAGCGAGGCGGCATTTGTCATCAAAACCGTCTCCCCCAAGGCGGTGGTGGCGGCACCGGATATCCCCTGCCCGGATTTCGCGGTGACGATTGACCTTGAAACACTGCAATCCTTCCGCAGCCTGCCCGCCGCGCCCTATCATCTGGGCGACCCGGAGCGCCTCGGGTACATCATTTTCACCTCCGGCACATCGGGCAAGCCGCGTGCGGTGGCGCATGCGCATCGGGCCATCTGGGCGCGGCAGATGATGTTTGACGGATGGTACGGTTTGCGACCCGATGACCGTTTGCTGCATGCGGGGGCTTTCAACTGGACCTATACGCTGGGCACAGGGCTGATGGACCCGTGGACGCTTGGCGCCACTGCGGTGATACCGGTGGCAGGCACCAGACCGCAGGAATTGCCCGCGTTACTGGCCCGGCATGACGCCAGCATCTTTGCCGCAGCACCGGGGGTATATCGCCAGATGCTGGATCGCGCGACACCCGTTCCCCTGCCCGCCCTGCGCCATGGGTTGAGCGCGGGTGAAAAGCTGCCCCCGGCCCTGGCCGAGCGGTGGGTGCATGCGACCGGTCGCCCCGTTTTTGAAGCCTATGGCATGTCCGAATGCTCCACCTTCATTTCGCAATGCCCGGCAGATCAAAACGTCGCGGGCACCTTGGGCAAGCCCCAAAAGGGTCGCCGCATTGCCCTGTTAAAAAACGGTGAACCGGTTGCTCTGGGCGATGAAGGCACGATTGCCGTCGCGCGCAGTGATCCGGGGCTGATGCTGGGGTATCTGAATGCGCCGCAGGAAACCGCCGAACGCATGCGCGGGGCGTGGTTTCTGACCGGCGATCAGGGGGTGATGAACGCACAGGGGCACATCACCTACATGGGCCGCGATGACGACATGATGAACGCAGGCGGCTATCGCGTGTCCCCCATAGAGGTGGAACGCGTGCTGGCCGACTACCCCGGCATCACGGCCGTGGCGGTCACAGAGGTTCGCATCAAAACGGATACCACCGTGATCGGTGCGTTTTACACAGGCGCAAACGCACTGGACGCAGACAAACTGCGCGCCTATGTGTCGCAAACCCTCGCGCGCTACAAACAGCCGCGCGTGTTCGAACACCTGCCGGACCTGCCCATGGGCGCAAATGGCAAAATCCTGCGCCGTGTTCTGCGCCAACGCTTTGAGAGGCACCATGACCGAAAAGACCAAGATTGACATCATATCAGACCCGATCTGCCCGTGGTGCTATATCGGCAAGACGAATCTGGACCGCGCATTGGCGGAAAATCCGGATCACCCTTTCCTGATTGAATGGCATCCCTTTCAACTCAACCCGGAAATGCCAGCAGACGGCATGGACCGGCGCGCCTATCTCGAAGGAAAATTCGGCGGCAAGGAAGGTGCTGTGCGCGCTTATGCACCTGTCGTTGAACATGCCAAAGCCGCCGGGTTGGAGATCGACTTCGAAGCGATGAAGCGCACCCCGAACACCATAGATGCACACCGATTGATTCACTGGGCCGGGATCGAGGGGTGCCAGACGGCCGCCGTGTCGGCCCTGTTCAAGGCCTATTTTGAAGAAGGCCGCGACATCGGCGACACCGAGGTTCTTGCCGACATTGCCGACAGCATCGGCATGGACGCGGCGGTGGTTGGCAGGCTTTTGAAATCCGATGCGGACATCGAGGACATCAAAGCGCGCGATGCGCATAGTCGCAGCATGGGTGTGACATCGGTGCCGACCTTTGTCGTTGCGGGCAAACATGCGGTGCCCGGTGCGCAGCCTGCAGAGCTCTGGCGCAAGGTGATCGAAGAGGTCTCTACGAATAGCTGACGGTAATGTGCAAAAATGCGACAATGCCACACCAAGTGGCGATTGAAGAGGGTTCAACTCTAGGTTATGTCTGACGCCAAGTAGCGCCAAATTATGAACGCGCAGAGTGAGACAAGGCCGGAAACTTGACGCAGACGACGCGCCATCTGCCCATTGCACGGGCTGAATTCATTGCCCTGATGGCGATGATGTTTGCGACAATCGCTTTTTCGATTGATGCGATGCTGCCTGCGATGCCGGATATTGCAACGCAACTGACGCCGCTGGAGCCGACACGCGCCACGTTGATCATCACGTCCTTTGTGCTTGGTATGGGGATCGGCACGTTCTTTGCCGGGCCGCTGTCGGATGCTTTCGGGCGGCGAAACATCATGTTTCTGGGTGCCGGTCTTTATATTGCCGCTGCGGCTGTGGCCTGGGCCAGCCAGTCCCTCGAATTGATGTTGATTGCCCGCGTGTTTCAGGGAATCGGCGCGTCAGGCCCGCGCGTGGTCTGCATTGCGATCGTGCGCGATCTCTTCTCGGGGCGCGAAATGGCGCGGATCCTGTCGATCGTCATGATCATCTTCACCATTGTGCCAGCCTTTGCGCCCGCCATGGGCGTTGTTATCATCCACGTTGCCGGCTGGCGCAGTATTTTTCTGGCCTTTGTCATATTCTCACTGATCTCGGCGGTGTGGTTGGGCCTGCGCCTGCCCGAGACCTTGCCGGTGGAAAACAGACGCCCGCTGAAAATAGCGCTGATTGTGGATGCCGTGCGGCAAATGCTGCAACACCCGGTCGTGCGCATCTCGATCATGGTTCAAACACTTTCCATGGCCATGCTGTTTTCGCTACTGATGCTGATACAACCGGTTTACCAGTTTGTGTTCGACAAGCTTGAAACCTTCCCCTTCTGGTTCGGTGCCATTGCGCTGTCCTCGGCGCTTTCCAGTTTTCTGAACGCCATGTTGGTCGTGCGTTTTGGCATGCGCCGCCTGATCACCATCGGTCTGGCCATGCAGATTGGTCTGTCAACGCTCGTTCTGATGACCAGTGGGAGCGCTGCCGGTCAGGGCTTTGCCGTTTTTGCGATCTGGCAGGCGTTTGTGTTCTTTCAGGCCGGACTGTCCATTGGCAACCTCAATGCCATCGCGATGGAACCGATGGGCCATATCGCGGGCATGGCCGCGAGTGTGATCGGCGCGATTTCGACCGTGCTGGCCGCTGTGATCGCCTCGCCCGTCGGTCTGTTGTTTGACGGCACGATCAGACCGCTGGTTGGCACCATTTTGGTGCTGGCGCTGCTGGCCTTCCTGCTGATGATGTATATGGCGCGGGTTGAGGCGCGCGCGCAAAGCGCCTAGCCCGCCTTTGCTTTCTTGCGCTTTTTCTCGGCGATGACCTTTTCGGCGAGATCGCGCGCGATGGCAAACGCGCCTTTGATCTTGTCGGCATCCGCTTTCCAGTCGCGCCGCACGACGATCTTGTTGTCCTTGACCTTGGCCAGCCCGCGCTGATCCTCGATGAAGGACACAAGCCCCTGCGGTGAGGCGAATTTGTCGTTGTGAAACTGGATCGTTGCCCCCTTTGGCCCGCCATCCAACTTGGCGATCCCGGCCCGTTTGCACATCGCCTTGATGCGCACCACCAGCATCAACGTGTTGACCTCGCGCGGCAGCTTGCCGAACCGGTCGATCAATTCGGCGGCAAACCCTTCCAGTTCGACCTTGGTGGTGAGGCTGCTCAAACGACGATAAAGCCCCAGCCGCACATCCAGATCCGGCACATAGTCTTCGGGGATCAGCACCGGCACGCCGAGGTTGATCTGCGGGGCCCATTGATCGTCCGCCTCTGACAGTCCTTCCAATTCACCCGTGCGAATCTTGGCAATCGCTTCTTCGAGCATGGATTGATAAAGTTCAAAGCCCACATCGCGCATCTGACCCGATTGCTCTTCACCCAGCAGGTTGCCCGCGCCGCGAATGTCCAGATCCTGGCTGGCCAAGGTGAACCCTGCCCCCAGCGTATCAAGGCTGGAGAGCACACGCAGACGTTTTTCCGCCGTCGCCGTCAAACGCGCCCGTGGCTTTGTCGTCAGATAGGCATAGGCGCGGGTTTTCGACCGCCCGACGCGCCCCCTGATCTGATACAGCTGCGCCAGACCAAACATATCCGCCCGATGCACGATCATCGTATTGGCGGTTGGAATATCCAGACCGGATTCAACAATCGTCGTGGCCAGCAGGATGTCGAATTTACCGTCGTAAAAGGCATTCATCCGGTCATCAAGCTCACCTGCCGCCATCTGCCCATGCGCCACCACATAGGTCAGTTCGGGCAGTTGTTCGGTCAGGAACGCCTCGATCTCCGGCAGATCAGAGATGCGTGGCACCACATAAAACGACTGCCCGCCGCGATAGTGCTCGCGCAGCAAGGCCTCGCGCAGGGTC
Encoded here:
- a CDS encoding MFS transporter, whose amino-acid sequence is MTQTTRHLPIARAEFIALMAMMFATIAFSIDAMLPAMPDIATQLTPLEPTRATLIITSFVLGMGIGTFFAGPLSDAFGRRNIMFLGAGLYIAAAAVAWASQSLELMLIARVFQGIGASGPRVVCIAIVRDLFSGREMARILSIVMIIFTIVPAFAPAMGVVIIHVAGWRSIFLAFVIFSLISAVWLGLRLPETLPVENRRPLKIALIVDAVRQMLQHPVVRISIMVQTLSMAMLFSLLMLIQPVYQFVFDKLETFPFWFGAIALSSALSSFLNAMLVVRFGMRRLITIGLAMQIGLSTLVLMTSGSAAGQGFAVFAIWQAFVFFQAGLSIGNLNAIAMEPMGHIAGMAASVIGAISTVLAAVIASPVGLLFDGTIRPLVGTILVLALLAFLLMMYMARVEARAQSA